The Streptomyces sp. NBC_00224 genome contains the following window.
CGGTGCCGAGGAGTGTTGCGCCCAGGGCCGCGGTGATCTCCGGTTCGGTGCGCAGCCGGCGATTCATCCGTGCCGCGGTGAGGTGGCCGATGACGGCCAGCAGGAAGGACAGCAGGGCCCCGCCGACGACGAGCTGCGTCCTCGTCGGCGGTGCCTCGCTGGTCGGCCGGGGCGCCGGCCCCATGACGACCATGCCGGCCTTGCTGGCCGTCGGGTTGGCCTCGTCCAGCTTCTTCATGGCGTCCTGCAACGCGGTGCGCATCTTCTCCAGTTCGGTGCGGGCCTGCACGCTCTCCACGGTCTTGCCCGGATCGGCCGCATTGGCCAGGTCGGTGATACGGCGGCTGGCCTCCGCGACCTTCTGCCGCAGTGCCTCGGAGTTGGTGGCCGCGTCGGTGTCCGTGCTGTTGCCCGAGATCCGCGCGGCGAAAGTGACGAATTCCTTGGCCATCTGGTCGGAGAGCCGCTGTGCGCGCTCCGGGCTGTCGGCCGTGCCCGAGATGTTGATGATGTTTCCGTCGGCGGCCTTGGCGCTCACCCGGTTCCGCAGGTCGCTGCCCTTGACGCCCTTCCAGCCGAGTGCGGCGGCCGTGCGGTCGACCACCGCCGAACTCGTCGCGATCTGTGCCTGGGTGAGCAGCTCGCGCTCCTCCCACTGCCCCGGCAGCAGGACCGGTGCCGACGCCGTGTAGCGCGGCGGATTGAGCATGGAGGTGCCGTAGCCGAGGAGCGCGCCCACCAAGGTGAGGATGGTGAGGAGCCGCCAGCGCCGACGGAGAATCCGCCCGATCGTGATCAGGCGTATCGTGTCATCGCTCAATGGTGCGGCCTCCTACCTGTGCGCAGGCAGCGGCGTAGGCGGCGAGCAGCGATTGCTGGGAGTTCTGCCAGGAGAGCTGCCCGCTGATCCGCTCCTGGCCGATCTTGCCCATCCGGGCCCGCTTCTCCGGATCGTCGAGGAGCAGCGCGATGAGCTCGGCGAATTCGGCCTCGTCGTTGGCGGGCGCGTAGACGGCGGCGTCACCGGCGGAGACGCGCGCCTCCTTCAGGTCGAACGAGACGATCGGTCGACCCATCGCCATGTACTCCAGGACCTTGTTCATGGTCGACACATCGTTGAGCGGATTGCGCGGGTCGGGGGAGAGGCACACGTCCGCGGTGGAGAGGTAGCGCACCAGGTCGGCGTCCGGAATACGGCCGGTGAACTGCACCTGCTCGGAGAGCCCGAGCCGGCGGGACAGCTCCACCATCGCGTCGAAGGCGTCGCCGGAGCCGACGAACACCGCATGCCAGTCTGTCCGCCCGAGCTCGTCGCGCAGCTTCGCCAGGGCCCGCAAGGCGTAGTCGACGCCGTCCTGAGGGCCCATGACGCCGAGGTAACACAGCAGATGAGGCTTGCCGCGCTTCAACTCCGGCTCGGGCGGTACCGGTTGGAACCGGTCGACCTGGGGCGCGCTGCGCACCACGAAGACGTCTTCCGGCCGTCGGCCGCCACGACGTATCGCGACGTCCCGGTAGCTCTCGTTCGTGGCGAGCACGACGTCCGCGGCCCGGTAGGTCCGCCGTTCCAGCGCGCACACGGCGCGGTAGAGCAGATCTTCGCCGCGGTCGAACCGGGAGAGGTACAGCTCGGGTACCAGGTCGTGCTGGTCGAAGACGAACCGCGCCCCGCGCCGCTTCAGCCACCGTGCCGCCAGGAACAGCAAATCGGGCGGGTTGCAGGCGTGGACCACGTCGACCGGGCCGACCTTGCGGGCCAGCCGGGCCGTATGCCACAACGCCGATCCGTACTCCCGCAGGTAGCCGGCCGGCCCTCCGGTGGCCGCGCGCAACGGGTAGCGGTGGATCCGCACCCCGTCGATCTCCACCTCCGGCTCCGTGTCCCGCGTCGTCCCCCGGGGACAGATGACGTGCACCGTCCAGCCCGCGTCGCGCAGCGTCGTGCACTCCTGCCACACCCGCCGGTCGAACGGCACCGACAGGTTCTCCACCAGGATCAGCGCACGCCGGCCAGGCCGGTCGCCGCCGGGTATGTCTTCGAAGGATGTGTCACCAAGCAAGGCCCACGTACCCAGGTTCGGCCCGGCGCGTCTCGGCGTCGGGAAGGTGGATGAGGTCGACTATCACCGGGCCGTCGCCATGGGGCAGCGCCGACAGGACGGCCGGATCCCTGGTCCCGACCAGACACACCTCGGCGTGTTCGAGCACCTCGTCGACGGAGTCCGCGAGCAGCTGCGCGAGGTGCGGCAGCCGGCTCTCGATGTACTCGCGGTTCGCGCCGATCAGCCGGGAGAGGCTCACGTTGGCGTCGTAGATCCGTAGGTCGTACCCCTTGCCGAAGAGCCTCTCCGCCAGCTCGACGAGCGGGCTCTCGCGGAGGTCGTCGGTGCCGGGTTTGAAGGACAGCCCGAACAGGCCCACCCGGCGTCTGCCGGTGCGCTCGACCAGGTCCACCGCGCGTTGCAGATGGTCGGAGTTGGAGGGCAGCACGTGGGCGAGGATGGGCACCGAGACGTCGGCCCGCTGCGCCGCGTGGACCAGGCTGCGCAGGTCCTTGGGCAGGCATGAGCCGCCGAAGGCGAAGCCGGGCCGCAGATAGGCGGGACTGATGTTCAGCTTGCGGTCGGCCAGGAACACGTCGATCACCTGGTGCGAGTCCACCCCGAGCGCCTGGCACACCGCGCCGAGCTCGTTCGCGAAGCCGATCTTGAGGCCGTGGAACGCGTTGTCCGCGTATTTGATCGCCTCGGCCGTCGGGACCGGCACCCGGAACACCTCGCCGGGCAGGCCGTCGTACAGCGCCATCACCGCGTCGCCGCTTGCCGGGTCGAGCTCGCCGATGACGGTCTTGGGCGGGTCGAAGAAGTCCCGCACGCTCGTGCCCTCGCGCAGGAACTCCGGGTTGACCGCAACCCCCACGTCAACCCAGTCCACCCCGGCCGTGCCGCCGACGGACTTCTCCAGGATCGGTACCAGCAGGTTCAGACAGGTGCCCGGGAGCATGGTGCTGCGGAACACGACGGTGTGCCGCCCACTGCGCTTGTGAGGATCCGTCAGCGCGGCGCCGATCTGCTCGGTGACCCGCTCCAAGTACGTGGTGCACAGGCTGCCGTTGGGCTCCGACGGCGTGCCCACGCAGACCAGCGACACCTCGCTGCCCATGATCGCCTCGCGGACGTCGGCGGTGGCGCGCAACGCTCCGCTGCGTACGACCTCGGCGGTGAGCTCGCCGATCCGCTCCTCGACCACCGGGGCCTTGCCGTCGTTGACCAGGTCGACCTTCACCTGGTTCACGTCCACCCCGATGACCTCGTGCCCCATGCTTGCCAGGCACGCGGCCGACACGCAGCCCACGTAGCCGAGCCCGAAAACGCTGACCCTCATGACCCGTTCCTCCCCCTGGGCAGGCCCAACCGGCCTGCGGTCCGCGCGTCGGCCGGACGACGACCGCCGCGCATCAGTAGGCCCCCTGCCCATAGAGCACCGCACGCAGCGTCTTCCACAAGATCACTGCGTCCAGGGCGAGCGACCAGTCCTCCACGTACCGCAGGTCGAGGCGGACCGCCTCCTCCCACGGCAGGTCGCTGCGTCCGCTGATCTGCCACAGGCCGGTGAGCCCGGGCTTGACCAGCAGCCGCCGCCGGATGTCCGGGCCGTACGCGGCGGACTCCTCCGGCAGCGGAGGCCGCGGACCGACGAGCGACATCGATCCGGTGAGTACGTTGAAAAGCTGCGGCAGCTCGTCGAGCGAGTACCGGCGCAGCACTGCGCCCACCCGGGTCACCCGCGGATCCCGGCGGAGCTTGAACAGCAGGCCGGCGCCCTCGTTGTGGTCGGCCAGCTCGGCACGTGCCTCGTCAGCCCTGGCGACCATGGTGCGGAACTTGAGAATGGTGAACTCG
Protein-coding sequences here:
- a CDS encoding glycosyltransferase family 4 protein, translating into MLGDTSFEDIPGGDRPGRRALILVENLSVPFDRRVWQECTTLRDAGWTVHVICPRGTTRDTEPEVEIDGVRIHRYPLRAATGGPAGYLREYGSALWHTARLARKVGPVDVVHACNPPDLLFLAARWLKRRGARFVFDQHDLVPELYLSRFDRGEDLLYRAVCALERRTYRAADVVLATNESYRDVAIRRGGRRPEDVFVVRSAPQVDRFQPVPPEPELKRGKPHLLCYLGVMGPQDGVDYALRALAKLRDELGRTDWHAVFVGSGDAFDAMVELSRRLGLSEQVQFTGRIPDADLVRYLSTADVCLSPDPRNPLNDVSTMNKVLEYMAMGRPIVSFDLKEARVSAGDAAVYAPANDEAEFAELIALLLDDPEKRARMGKIGQERISGQLSWQNSQQSLLAAYAAACAQVGGRTIER
- a CDS encoding nucleotide sugar dehydrogenase is translated as MRVSVFGLGYVGCVSAACLASMGHEVIGVDVNQVKVDLVNDGKAPVVEERIGELTAEVVRSGALRATADVREAIMGSEVSLVCVGTPSEPNGSLCTTYLERVTEQIGAALTDPHKRSGRHTVVFRSTMLPGTCLNLLVPILEKSVGGTAGVDWVDVGVAVNPEFLREGTSVRDFFDPPKTVIGELDPASGDAVMALYDGLPGEVFRVPVPTAEAIKYADNAFHGLKIGFANELGAVCQALGVDSHQVIDVFLADRKLNISPAYLRPGFAFGGSCLPKDLRSLVHAAQRADVSVPILAHVLPSNSDHLQRAVDLVERTGRRRVGLFGLSFKPGTDDLRESPLVELAERLFGKGYDLRIYDANVSLSRLIGANREYIESRLPHLAQLLADSVDEVLEHAEVCLVGTRDPAVLSALPHGDGPVIVDLIHLPDAETRRAEPGYVGLAW
- a CDS encoding Wzz/FepE/Etk N-terminal domain-containing protein, which codes for MSDDTIRLITIGRILRRRWRLLTILTLVGALLGYGTSMLNPPRYTASAPVLLPGQWEERELLTQAQIATSSAVVDRTAAALGWKGVKGSDLRNRVSAKAADGNIINISGTADSPERAQRLSDQMAKEFVTFAARISGNSTDTDAATNSEALRQKVAEASRRITDLANAADPGKTVESVQARTELEKMRTALQDAMKKLDEANPTASKAGMVVMGPAPRPTSEAPPTRTQLVVGGALLSFLLAVIGHLTAARMNRRLRTEPEITAALGATLLGTVDVPDERPAHRPEERSPRALVRRLLGLDTRWDVPMPQMSGDEDSRRTRYRRVCARLRDQLPAPRPLLVVVPNGDGTARLAAEQLVAEAENGPSPSSPSRGYPKLRVVGVAVSQPLVPDRDTESGALVVLSAGSWTAEELAGIAEACADAGHEIVGAVVAVTVRARTTRTAAHAPDDAAPEPAVHGHSSGGSA